From a region of the Takifugu flavidus isolate HTHZ2018 chromosome 18, ASM371156v2, whole genome shotgun sequence genome:
- the smcr8a gene encoding guanine nucleotide exchange protein smcr8a isoform X2, translating to MIGSPDVVALTKEDEYLVTDPDPWVLPKEFNIPLQPQNDLNPWAKTSYAKFTKDFILISEFSEQVGPQPLLTIPDDPKVCGTFDLNYFSLRIMSVDYQASFVGHPPGTGYPRLSFVEDSRVVLGDSKEGAFAYVHHLTLYDLEARGFVRPFCMAYVSADERKIMLQFQELSLRFSQASECLKAGNRRAFAKELQRKLRDLEYTHSVLQREEGLQREAGPRCVYSAHAVEKANELANVEKSIYEHRDLLRQISSYHQRPRRDPHAVTCQKCVTECLNECEELLNKYGKLASLFTCGANERRGEDGEGERGDEREEGCEEEDEAIKRRPSYTPQLIKAKSAKCFDKRLKTLQELCDDTFYKATIDLLQETEKVFRGDLSNLHTRRLERDLCRKQNPTNFLFEENLDADEDEAGRLRPLCAVNHAVHNDELSNPPPTVVLKDLDAKEPSDLLGLVESHLESSASDQTPETQESSEETKGSFSSEKSGKYQAEKQQDLASEAADSDPSHDLNTDPDRETSSEEIDTTNGDDEGDQTPVSLLEVVSELEDTDTATDDICVVQSDMLVPIDTACCMAQESLLYEASAPEMPHHHQSSHLQRSADQVVNQEPQSLLPLPDEYAVGYPPSESVTTNGLELPVGMHGDTVSRSSAEDGSDCTMSVSIGTGQAASTLGYGGSRSMCHRKKVGQGALRFVRQYPFAMQAIWCLLSGRSLVVLGADEGRVRRLVAALALFVPAPGKCGERVQPWLSCPITLTDLQRWKLIGLQSLSSGR from the exons ATGATAGGATCACCTGATGTGGTGGCACTCACTAAAGAGGATGAGTATTTAGTGACAGATCCAGACCCCTGGGTTCTGCCCAAGGAGTTCAACATCCCCCTCCAACCACAGAATGACCTCAATCCCTGGGCAAAAACCTCATATGCCAAGTTCACCAAAGACTTCATCCTCATCTCAGAGTTCTCTGAGCAGGTGGGCCCTCAGCCTCTCCTCACTATTCCCGATGACCCCAAAGTCTGTGGCACCTTCGACCTCAATTACTTCTCCCTGCGCATCATGTCAGTGGACTACCAGGCTTCATTTGTGGGGCACCCACCTGGCACCGGCTACCCAAGGCTCAGCTTTGTGGAGGACTCCAGGGTGGTGCTGGGTGACTCGAAGGAGGGGGCCTTTGCCTATGTCCACCATCTTACACTTTACGACCTGGAGGCGAGGGGCTTCGTGCGACCGTTCTGCATGGCATATGTCTCAGCGGACGAGAGGAAGATCATGCTCCAGTTTCAGGAGCTGTCCCTCCGCTTCTCGCAGGCCTCTGAGTGTCTGAAGGCTGGAAACAGGAGAGCATTCGCTAAAGAACTCCAGCGGAAGCTCCGGGACCTTGA atacacacactccgtgctgcagagggaggaaggcctgcagagggaggcggggCCTCGGTGTGTATATTCCGCTCATGCTGTGGAAAAGGCCAATGAGCTCGCAAACGTGGAAAAGAGCATCTATGAACACAGGGACCTGTTGAGGCAGATCAGCTCCTACCATCAACGTCCTCGCCGAGATCCTCATGCTGTCACCTGCCAAAAGTGCGTCACGGAGTGCTTGAACGAATGCGAGGAGCTGTTAAACAAATACGGCAAGCTTGCCAGCCTCTTTACCTGTGGCGCCAATGAGAGGCGGGGTGAGGACGGAGAAGGTGAACGGGGggatgaaagagaggaagggtgcgaggaggaagatgaagccaTCAAGCGACGGCCGTCCTACACGCCACAATTGATCAAAGCCAAATCAGCAAAGTGTTTTGACAAGCGTCTGAAGACTCTTCAAGAGCTGTGTGACGATACTTTCTACAAGGCCACTATAGAcctcctgcaggagacagagaagGTTTTTAGAGGGGATCTGAGCAATCTTCACACGCGTCGGCTGGAGAGGGATCTTTGTCGGAAACAGAACCCAACCAATTTTCTGTTTGAGGAGAATCTCGatgctgatgaggatgaagcgGGAAGACTGAGACCCCTCTGTGCTGTGAACCATGCTGTACATAATGACGAACTCTCAAATCCTCCCCCTACTGTGGTACTTAAAGACCTTGATGCTAAAGAGCCTTCAGATCTCCTAGGGCTGGTGGAGAGCCATCTAGAATCTTCTGCTTCGGACCAGACTCCAGAAACCCAAGAGAGCtcagaagaaacaaaaggaagTTTCAGTAGTGAAAAGAGTGGGAAAtaccaggcagaaaaacaacaggattTGGCATCTGAAGCTGCCGATTCTGACCCCAGCCACGATCTTAACACCGACCCAGACAGGGAGACCAGCAGTGAAGAGATTGACACCACTAATGGGGATGATGAGGGTGACCAGACACCTGTGTCTTTGCTGGAAGTGGTGTCTgagctggaggacactgacACTGCAACTGATGACATTTGTGTCGTGCAGTCCGATATGTTGGTTCCTATAGACACAGCTTGTTGTATGGCCCAAGAAAGTCTCCTTTACGAAGCTTCAGCACCAGAGATgcctcaccatcatcaaagcTCCCACCTTCAACGCTCTGCTGATCAGGTAGTCAACCAGGAGCCCCAGTCCCTGCTTCCACTGCCAGATGAGTATGCGGTGGGCTATCCTCCCTCAGAAAGTGTCACCACCAATGGGTTGGAGCTTCCCGTAGGAATGCATGGAGATACTGTTTCCCGCAGCTCAGCGGAGGATGGGTCAGACTGTACCATGAGTGTGTCCATAGGGACAGGTCAGGCTGCCTCAACTCTTGGTTATGGAGGTTCCAGGTCCATGTGTCACCGGAAGAAGGTGGGCCAAGGAGCCTTGAGGTTTGTGCGGCAGTATCCCTTTGCTATGCAAGCGATTTGGTGTCTACTGAGTGGTCGCAGCCTGGTTGTGCTCGGGGCCGACGAAGGTCGCGTCCGCCGGCTGGTAGCTGCTCTGGCCCTCTTTGTGCCTGCTCCTGGGAAATGTGGAGAGAGGG